The genomic window TTCTACTAAAAGTCCTCGGCGGAGGGCACGCCCGGCGCGCCGTCGCGGAGCCAGGCGCGCACGGCGGCGGTGGCCCGGGTGTCGTCCTCGTTGTAGCGCAGCAGAGTGGCCCGGGCGCGCATCCCCGTCTCGTCGGCCGCCTGCGCCCGGCGCCAGGTGTGGACGGAGTCCTCCCCGTCGAAGCCTTCGTCCGCCCAGGTGTACCCGGCTTCGGGGGCGACGATTTTCAGGCCGACGCCGTGCGGTCCGATCAGGTGACGGCGCACCCAGACGAAGACGTCGCGCCACTCGTCGGAGGCGATGAAGGCGTCGACCTCGTCGAGCTCCGGCACCACGACGCGTCCGAAACGACGGCCGCCGAAGCGCGTGGCGGTGGAGCGGAACCAGTGGTTTTCGCCGTTGGCGGAATAGCAGTAGGCGGCGAAGGTCAGGCCAGCGGCGTGTGTGTCTGCGCGCCTAGTCATGAGCCAATCCCAGAAGCGGGCGAAATTCTCGGCCTCCGCGGCGCCGCCGAGACCCTCCCAGGTGGCGAAGCCGTGGTAGTCGGCGCCGTCGAAAGCGCCCCACAGGTAGGCGCCGTGGTCGAGGTAGGCCTCCATGTCGACGTCGATTTCCACGTCGGCGTGCGGGCCGGTGACCGCCCCGGCCGCGAGGCGTCGCAGCAGGGGCGTGCCGCTGCGCCAAGCGGCGGCCAACGCGGAGGGCTCGCCGGCGCGGGCGTCGATGAGGCCGGTGACGGTGGTGATTCCGCCCTGGCGGAAATCGCGCGCCTTGTCGCCGGGAAGCACGAGGCTGATGTCGTCGGCGGCGACCAGTTCTGGCTCGCAGCGCGACCAGAAGCGGCAGGTGGCGCATTCCTTGACGCGGCGGGCCACAATCGGCCAGCCGGCCTCCAACGCGGCGGTCAGCGCCGGCTGGAATCCGGCGGTGTCGGTGAGGAAAACGGTGGTGCGGTCCTGCCCGATGGCGCCGCCGCGGCCGCTGTCGCGCCCGATCTCTGCCAGCGCGCGGGCGGCGAGTCCGAGCCGGTAGCCGTCGACGACGTGGTGGCGCGGCCGGTAGCCGACCTCCAGCGGCCGGCTGAGGCCGAGCCGGTTGGTGGCCACGGCCTGCATCACGGAATGCTTGTCTGGCCGGGCGACGCGGTGGTTGCTGACGATGACCGGGGCGTAGTTACCGTCCTCACGCCGGACGAGCACATCGACGACCACCCGCCACCGGTGGCCGGCGTCAGAACCGGTGAACACGGCGCCGGTGATCAAGGTGGCGTCGGCGGCGATGGCCGCGAGGGTGGACAGCTCGGCGTCGTCGGGGTCATCGGCGCCGGGGAGGTCGACGCGCAGGAAAAGCTTGCGGCGGCCGTCGCCGAGTCCGCGGCGGGTCGGCAACAGCGCCAACATCGCCTGCAATTCAGCGTCGGCGCGTTGCCGGCGGGCGACGGAGGAGTCGGTGGGCGGCACGTCCGGGAAATGTTGGCGCTGGACATAGCGGTACCGGCAGCCGACGAGGTCGGATGCCGTCACCTGCCGCGGGTCCATAGCGCTCACAACCTTGACAGCTTAGTGGACAGAAAACGGTAAGGTGAATGGCGTTAGGGAACGACGAAACTTTAGGCAGGACACGATAACCATGGGCATTCTCTCGACGATCCGTAAGCAGCGCGCCAAGGCCCGGAAGGAGATCAAGTCTGCGCAGACCCGTGCCCGCCAGGAAGTCAAGCAGTCCGCGAAGACGCAGACGCGCCGCGAGAAGTTGCTGGCCAACCTGGAGAAGGACCTGGTCAAGACCGAGCAGAAGAACCTCAAGAACAAGCGTAAGCATGAGGAGAAGCAGGCCAAGCAGGAGTACGAGAAGATCAAGGCCGGCAAGGTCAATCCGCAGCGGGTGCGCCGGTGGATCGGGGCCGCCCGGGTCGCCGCGCCGGTGCTGCTGCCGCTGATTTATCGGGCGATCACCGCTGGCCGGGAACAGCTGGTGACGGCACGGGCGAATCAGGCCGGGATCAGCAGCGACCAGCTGGCGCAGTTTTCGGGGCACGGCGGGCAGGTCAAGGCCCGCATCGAGGGCGTGCGCGCCACGCTGACGGAAGCGGAGTTGCCGACCGGATTCACCCGCGACGCCGAAGATCGCCTGGATGAGCTCGTCATCGCCGTCGACAACGCGGAATACATGAGCCCGGAGCAGCGCCGTCGTTCCTTGTCCGCGATCAACCGGGACCTGGACAAGGTGGCGCAGGAGATTCAGCAGAAGATCACCCGCGGTTAGCGTGTTGTCGGCGGTATCGCCCGGGAAACAAAGAAGTATCTACATGCCTTCGGCCCCCACCCTTACCGGGACCGCAGCCCTACCCCCGCACACCTTCCGGCACACAGGTGTGCCGGCGGGGCCCGCCACACACCGACGTCCCGCCCGGATTCAGCGCATCCGACCAGCTGAGGCCGCCTAGTCAACTGAGTTCGGGGCCATGCGCAGGCGATTCCGCGACCTCATGCCCCTCCAGCCAGAGTGCCGGGGATATACCCCCGGAAGAGGAGGCGGCGACGGAAAGCTAAAGTGTTTTCCATGGTCGCCCCCACCCCCTCTCTCTTCAGATGAAAGTTGCAGCGACAACTATCTTCGCCACACCGGCAGCGCGCGCCGCCCCGACCCAGCGTGCTTTTCGGCCAGAAAGCCGACCAACGGCGCCCGCCCTCCAGGACGTCATCGAACGCAACGGCCTCGA from Corynebacterium maris DSM 45190 includes these protein-coding regions:
- a CDS encoding TM0106 family RecB-like putative nuclease, translating into MDPRQVTASDLVGCRYRYVQRQHFPDVPPTDSSVARRQRADAELQAMLALLPTRRGLGDGRRKLFLRVDLPGADDPDDAELSTLAAIAADATLITGAVFTGSDAGHRWRVVVDVLVRREDGNYAPVIVSNHRVARPDKHSVMQAVATNRLGLSRPLEVGYRPRHHVVDGYRLGLAARALAEIGRDSGRGGAIGQDRTTVFLTDTAGFQPALTAALEAGWPIVARRVKECATCRFWSRCEPELVAADDISLVLPGDKARDFRQGGITTVTGLIDARAGEPSALAAAWRSGTPLLRRLAAGAVTGPHADVEIDVDMEAYLDHGAYLWGAFDGADYHGFATWEGLGGAAEAENFARFWDWLMTRRADTHAAGLTFAAYCYSANGENHWFRSTATRFGGRRFGRVVVPELDEVDAFIASDEWRDVFVWVRRHLIGPHGVGLKIVAPEAGYTWADEGFDGEDSVHTWRRAQAADETGMRARATLLRYNEDDTRATAAVRAWLRDGAPGVPSAEDF
- a CDS encoding DUF6474 family protein, which gives rise to MGILSTIRKQRAKARKEIKSAQTRARQEVKQSAKTQTRREKLLANLEKDLVKTEQKNLKNKRKHEEKQAKQEYEKIKAGKVNPQRVRRWIGAARVAAPVLLPLIYRAITAGREQLVTARANQAGISSDQLAQFSGHGGQVKARIEGVRATLTEAELPTGFTRDAEDRLDELVIAVDNAEYMSPEQRRRSLSAINRDLDKVAQEIQQKITRG